One Vigna unguiculata cultivar IT97K-499-35 chromosome 7, ASM411807v1, whole genome shotgun sequence genomic region harbors:
- the LOC114191284 gene encoding uncharacterized protein LOC114191284, producing the protein MPFFLGSHLIDIGTIKHRNNPPFLTGAAMERKEPLDFSSYFCFEASGDSEEADPHEITRAYGGGDDDNDDALSCNYEGSGAALDGEEDECCDDEIAKVGEDEKSGVYGMSYCEDDDEMEEEHVKSHVSFDSAQEFVDEMEKNRLFWEACLAS; encoded by the coding sequence ATGCCCTTTTTCTTAGGATCTCATCTCATCGATATCGGAACGATAAAGCACAGAAACAACCCTCCTTTTCTTACTGGGGCTGCCATGGAGAGGAAGGAGCCTCTGGATTTCTCTTCTTACTTTTGTTTCGAAGCCTCCGGCGACTCTGAAGAAGCTGACCCTCATGAAATCACCAGAGCAtatggtggtggtgatgatgataatgatgatgCTCTGTCTTGCAACTACGAAGGATCTGGTGCTGCGTTGGACGGGGAAGAGGATGAGTGTTGTGACGATGAGATTGCGAAGGTGGGGGAGGATGAGAAAAGTGGCGTTTATGGAATGTCGTATtgtgaagatgatgatgagatGGAAGAAGAACACGTGAAGTCCCATGTTTCTTTCGATTCAGCCCAGGAGTTTGTGGATGAGATGGAAAAGAACAGGCTCTTCTGGGAAGCTTGCTTGGCATCTTGA